In Silene latifolia isolate original U9 population chromosome X, ASM4854445v1, whole genome shotgun sequence, the following proteins share a genomic window:
- the LOC141620784 gene encoding uncharacterized protein LOC141620784 yields MNLLSLNCRGLGNPDAVNNLRALVRKEAPAILFLCETKLCGRDMRRVREKLDGYFGIEVDSMGRAGGLALMWRKELNCTLMTASLHHIDMTVREGEREWRVTGFYGWPSVADRHLSWELLRLLGRQSNLPWLCMGDFNEVLYSTEMKGGSRAQWQMNNFQAAVSDCGLKDIGWEGYQFTWDNGQVGEANRQSMIDRAMCTTSWLDIFPYAKLFHLTREWSDHAPIKLRLDNRVAAQTAKRGFKFEQIWIGEEGCEEAVRRGVEKGSGVLGEVIRACTWELNQWKKSSIKKIGYLIERKNRQLTRSTDGNRSEEEIRRRKKLVAEIATLRRQEEQYWRQRSRALWLADGDRNT; encoded by the coding sequence ATGAATCTTCTAAGTCTCAACtgtcggggcttgggcaaccccgaTGCTGTAAATAATCTCCGTGCTCTTGTACGGAAGGAGGCCCCGGCCATACTTTTTTTGTGCGAAACTAAGCTGTGTGGTCGTGACATGAGGAGAGTGAGAGAGAAATTGGATGGGTATTTTGGGATTGAGGTTGATAGCATGGGGAGGGCTGGTGGACTGGCTCTTATGTGGAGAAAGGAGTTGAATTGTACGCTCATGACGGCTTCTCTTCATCACATTGATATGACGGTTCGTGAAGGGGAGAGAGAATGGCGAGTCACGGGTTTTTATGGATGGCCATCAGTAGCGGATAGACACTTATCGTGGGAGTTACTTCGGCTGCTAGGCAGGCAGTCTAATCTTCCGTGGTTATGTATGGGTGATTTTAATGAAGTTTTATATTCGACTGAGATGAAAGGAGGGAGTAGAGCACAGTGGCAGATGAATAATTTCCAAGCAGCTGTGAGCGACTGTGGGCTCAAGGATATTGGTTGGGAGGGGTACCAATTTACTTGGGATAATGGGCAAGTGGGAGAAGCTAATAGACAGAGTATGATTGACAGGGCTATGTGCACGACCTCGTGGCTTGATATCTTCCCTTACGCGAAGCTGTTCCACTTAACGAGAGAGTGGTCTGACCATGCTCCAATTAAATTGCGACTGGATAACCGAGTGGCGGCACAGACAGCTAAGCGGGGTTTCAAGTTTGAGCAGATTTGGATTGGGGAGGAGGGATGTGAGGAGGCAGTGAGACGCGGGGTGGAAAAAGGGAGTGGCGTATTGGGCGAAGTAATTAGAGCTTGCACCTGGGAGCTAAATCAATGGAAGAAGTCAAGCATCAAGAAAATTGGGTACCTGATCGAACGCAAAAACCGTCAGTTGACTCGTTCAACGGATGGTAACCGGTCTGAAGAAGAGATTCGACGGAGGAAAAAACTTGTTGCTGAGATTGCTACTCTTAGGCGACAAGAAGAGCAGTATTGGCGTCAACGATCACGGGCTCTATGGCTAGCGGATGGAGATCGAAATACTTAG
- the LOC141622069 gene encoding heavy metal-associated isoprenylated plant protein 12-like, giving the protein MKKVILQLDVHDEKSKQKAMKMVSSLFGIDSISMDMKERKLTLTGDIDAVTIVSKLRKVYNTQIISVGPVKEPEKKKDEPKKDEPKKLEYIYPAHKMMTGYVQGYPTIPYYAKSIEEDPNACVIC; this is encoded by the exons ATGAAG aaagtGATTCTACAATTGGATGTCCATGATGAGAAGTCCAAGCAAAAGGCTATGAAGATGGTTTCATCACTTTTTG GGATCGACTCAATATCAATGGACATGAAGGAAAGGAAATTGACGCTAACAGGGGACATAGACGCCGTGACAATCGTTAGCAAATTGAGGAAAGTTTACAATACGCAAATTATTTCAGTTGGGCCGGTGAAAGAACCGGAGAAGAAAAAAGACGAGCCGAAGAAAGATGAACCGAAGAAACTCGAATACATATATCCGGCCCATAAGATGATGACCGGATATGTCCAGGGTTATCCTACTATTCCCTACTATGCTAAAAGCATTGAAGAAGACCCAAATGCATGTGTTATTTGTTGA
- the LOC141620782 gene encoding uncharacterized protein LOC141620782: MGTYVKINVDAGVKEGEGVSSGAVCRDGGGAVMWGIMVVREEEWDPKFAEAMAVHDGLEEAKARGIQQVVVESDCIQVIEALKDKRSGRSSFSLLVDDILLLCNSFQAVVWSHTSRINNSVAHALAHVVPRIVGKTVWPTLLPPCANSAADYDLSLMH, translated from the coding sequence ATGGGTACTTATGTTAAAATCAATGTGGATGCGGGAGTCAAGGAAGGGGAAGGGGTGAGTTCGGGGGCGGTTTGTCGAGATGGAGGAGGAGCAGTAATGTGGGGTATAATGGTGGTTCGAGAAGAGGAATGGGATCCCAAGTTTGCAGAAGCGATGGCGGTACATGATGGGTTGGAGGAAGCAAAGGCGAGGGGCATCCAACAAGTGGTGGTCGAGAGCGATTGTATTCAAGTCATAGAAGCTCTCAAGGATAAACGTAGCGGGAGGAGTTCGTTTTCGCTTCTAGTTGATGACATTTTATTGCTTTGTAATAGCTTTCAGGCGGTAGTTTGGTCTCATACTAGTCGTATTAATAACTCTGTAGCTCATGCTTTAGCTCATGTCGTTCCTAGAATAGTCGGTAAAACGGTGTGGCCAACTTTGTTACCTCCGTGTGCAAACTCGGCAGCGGATTATGATTTATCGTTAATGCATTAA